The Coffea arabica cultivar ET-39 chromosome 9c, Coffea Arabica ET-39 HiFi, whole genome shotgun sequence nucleotide sequence AGAGACTCAGATCACAGAGACAAGGAGATTTCACAGAGATTTACAATCTCTCCCAAGTGAGTAACTTGATTAAGAAAATATCAgcccttttatgttttggcatTTAGGTGAAACAATTCTTTAGTTTTCTGGGGGCAATTTTGATTTGTGAGTTTAAAGTGCAGCTGACCGTGTTTAATTCTTAAAAAAGATTGGAACTTTCTGTTGTAGATTGTAGAATAAGCTTGATAGTTGTATTTAAATTAGAATCTGAATGTTTGCCTTAGTGGAAACATGTGTTGATTAGTTTTCTGCATAATTCTGTAAAGCTTATTGGATTCCGGCAGGTCTCTTGGTCATCCAAGTAATTCATGTCATGTCTCATGCCAGGTGAGGATTTTACACTTGTTGTGGTGTTTCCTTTGTGGCCCACCTTCCATTTGGTTGGTACCGTGCTTCTTGCTGCTGAGAAAGAATTGTACTAATATCCTGGAGTCCCCTTTTCTaccaattttaaaaatattaaagaatTTCATTTTAGCAATGTTAggtggaaaaaaaaagttgtctATTTATAATTTTTGGCATGCACATGACAGATAGCATAATGTGTAAGGAGTAAGAATTGATTACTTGCAGCCACGATGAGCTATGAGGAGCAAAATAACTATGTTTGGGGCACCAGTTCCAATGCTCTGGTTCCAATGCTTGATATGGGAACTTAAAATTTCTAAGCAATATTCTATCCACATTTATAACTAGCGATGAGTTCGACATTCTGTTATATCCTActtgtgaagttttttttttttttttttgtcaaaatactTGTGAAGTTTGTTAGATATATGATTGATAGTATAGCTTCAGTAGCAAGAATGCAGGACTATAAAAATCTCATCAGTTAGTGCATCTGATTACTTGCATTTATGGTTCACATTTTCCATTTAAGCTTATGTGCTTTAGTTAAGAAAGCTTCAATTGCAGGACCATTGTCTGCAATtgatctttcttcttctctaaGTGATGGTTCCAAGGTGCGGGTTGCTTATCAGGTAGGCTTGGCACATTTCATCACCTCTTCAGAATGTTATACTTGCATGACTGATCTTTCTTGCCTCGTGTAGGGGCTTCCAGGTGCATATAGTGAGGCTGCTGCACTTAGAGCATACCCCGAATGTGAGACTGTACCATGTGATGAATTTGAGGCTGTCTTCAAGGTTTTGCTGTTTGCAATCTCTGTTTAAATATTGTTTGTCAGTTGATGTTTAAAACGTAATTCTTGTATCAATTTTCCTCTTTCAGGCAGTTGAATTGTGGTTAGTGGACAAAGCTGTACTACCCATCGAAAATTCTGTTGGTGGGAGTATCCACCGTAATTATGACTTACTCCTTTTTCACAGGCTGCACATAGTTGGGGAAGTGCAGGTGGTCGTAAACCACTGCCTCCTTGGATTGCCTGGCGTTAGAAAAGAGGAGCTAAAGCGTGTTTTAAGCCATCCTCAGGTAAGTATTTCATTCTCATGAGCAATATTCTTCCCCCTTCTTCTCCATGCTGGTTGAGAAAAAAGCCAGTGATGCACCATATATTAAGGTTTAGGCCTCATCAATGTGAATGAAGTTAATTAGTAAATATACCCAAGTTCATATTTCTGAATTATCCATCTAGACGCCAAGGTAGTTGCTTTTAAGATACCAGAAAATCATAGTCTAATTAAGGTCTACCAGTATTGATGACTATTATTGTCTCTCTGAAAGGGATGAATttcatagaaaaagaaaaagtgtttgaaaaaataatgtacaaaatattttactttatAGCTGCAAATTGGATCTGTTGACAGTTAGTTTCAGCACTTTGACTCGGATACACcacaaaaatgagaaacaaaaacTATTCATTTTGTTTTCAGGCCCTTGATCAATGCGAGATGACACTAAACAAGTTAGGTGTTACAAAAGTCAGCACCAACGATTCTGCTGGCGCTGCTCAGGTATTCTGTTCAAGGCTTCTTACGTGTTTGAGCTTTTGACAATAAATCAGATTAATGCCTGGGACAGATTACAGCAGCTGAACGTGTGAGGGATACCGGAGCTATTGCAAGTGTGCGAGCTGCAGAAATTTATGGGCTTGATGTTCTAGCTGAAAGAATTCAGGTGACCACAGTATCTGATCTTTGTATCCATTACTTTGCAGTATCCacattttatctttttatgctGCTCATTGCTGGTGAACTATATGATGGCATCATGGCCCTTGCTTTAAAGTTTTCTGCTTCTAAATTTGCCACCATGGTTGCTTGAGATAAAGTGACATGCTTTAGGCTTTGACCAGTTGTTCTATGTACCAAAGTCAATGACCTTGGGCTTTTTTTAGGCAGTGTATAGAGATGTTCTGGTCTTTGAGTTTTAGAAAGATGACAATGCTTCACATATAATTTGAGGATCATTCTGACTGCATAATCATCTGGATTTCATGCATATTAGATTGGACTGATGATCCCATGTAATGCATAACTCGTCCATTAAGTGGATAAgtcattttttttaagtttcgtCATGTATTAAGCTGTAcagaatttgaaaattttgaatatgtATAGGAAGAAGGCAAGTAGAAGGATTTGGTTAGTTGTAGGTTTGCAAAGGAAGAAATAGAGGGTGGGATCAACGCTTTATGTATCTTTATGTTTTACTTTTGCACtttgagagttttttttttttttttggaattatgGTAGACTATACCACCCCAAAATAATGTAACTCAAATAGAAATGTTTAGTATTTTTTGtttgggggagggggggggtgGGTATtcctccaaattgagatttgaTACTTATCTTTTTAAAGAGTAATTGGTTCTTGACAAAAAGGGGTTTAAACATGTAAAGTGGAATGTGGTCCGTTAATATTGCATAAAATAGGCCAACTGCTCTTGCTTTTGTTCTACTCAAATATCTGTGAGTATGAAAACTCTAATAAGTTAGATAAGTTATTAGTTCCatttctttatttactttttcagcCCTCTGAAATTGGGAGTATGGAAAAATGTAGGTTCCAAGGCTCGCATTGTTCTatttgtggttttttttttttggctttattgccttttcctttttattcgTCTCCTTTTTTTCCACAGTTTACCTTGTTTTTGCACAATAGCTGTTGATGTCACGTGATATTTTGGGTCATGAATTTCACACGTATGTCATCAACATAGTAATCACATTTACAGTCagagtttgtggtttagaacATCCAAATAGACATTAATTCACTTATAGGTGAAACTAACGAGGGCATGTGTATTTCTTCTAGAAGCACCTGATGCATGCGAACTAATCCCATGTTTACAATATCCAGAAATATTTAGATGTCAGGATATTGCAAATTTAACTGGCATTTAATAATTGACAAGAGTAGATATTAGTATATCACTGAACGGAACTTTTTGAGTCTGCCATGCTTGAAATTCCTTTTCGTCAGTCGATTACATTTATTGGTTGATCATTAATATTTGATTGCAATGCACTGACCAGGATGACACTGATAATATTACCCGTTTTCTGATACTTGCGAGAGAACCTATAATCCCAGGCAGTGATAGGCCCCATAAGGTATAATCATACCAATGATGTTAATATATGTTTGTAGTtgcatggattgaagatatTCATTCGTTTTACTTCCAGACTAGCATTGTCTTCAGCCTAGAAGAAGGGCCTGGGGTACTATTTAAAGCATTAGCAGTTTTTGCTTTGAGGAACATTAATTTGTCCAAGGTAACCTTAAAGTCATGGTATATTAAgagtcattttttttaataccaAATTTTTGACATTGATTTCAATGGAAAATGCAAATGCAGATTGAGAGCCGACCACAAAGATATAGGCCGCTAAGGATTGTTGATGACTCTAACAAGGGTAGTGCCAAGTGAGTTTTTCCAACTGAGTTTAGAGACCTCCGTGGAGCTATGTGGCATTTACAGTTCTATGAGTAAATTTGATGCTGTATATATATTGGTGATAGTTTCATGATCTGACTTAGAGAAGTAAGGTGGATGAACAACTTGTAATGGTTAGGGAGGCTAAAATTAAGATTTTTGCATCTTAATGTAACAATCATCTTGACAGTTGACAACAATGTTTTGGTGAAGATGTTTCGTTATGACatataaaaattattcaaaattatgAAATGTTAATAATTTCTTAAAGTGCAATAGTTTCgttgaaatttttgataatttctcCTCATCATTTTGCCTTGACGCTATCATGAGATGCATTTATTaccattttcttaaaattttccaatatcaGGGTTCACATTGCAGCCTTCATTTTTTTAGGGTTACTCCAGTTTGGAAAGTCTTAATAGCCTCTAAAATTGTGTCTCTGGTCCATGTGACGCATGAATGCATGTCAAGTTTCTTTCCCACAAAGCTTGTTAGCAAAGTGATGTATTCCTGACAAATACTTTTCTGCTTACACTCAAAATTTGAGTTGCTTCTTCTATTTGCCTTAAATCCTGTATTTATCAACAtaaaaaatgagagagagagagagagagagagagagagagagattagcTGCAAACTCGGAGTGACTCGTAACTTCAAACAGCCTTTTCTTGCAATGGCCGGCATAAATGGACGATATGATGCAGTGAAGCAAATTCCAAAAAATGGCCTGTTTTGCTTCGCTTTGTATACCCAAAAGATTCATCCATTCTTATGTGGTTCGATTGTCCAATCTGATGGCAGGTATTTTGATTACCTCTTTTATGTCGACTTTGAAGCATCTATGGCAGAGCCTCGAGCCCAGTATGCTCTGGCACATCTCCAGGTTGGTATTATGCCTACTTGTTGCTTTCTCTGTCCATCATATTCATATTCCTTAAGTGGATGGGCAAATACCATGAGATAGTCATCTGTGTTCCAAGATCTGATGTATGTGTGTTTTGCTGCTTGAAGAGCAGTCAGAAgattgttttctcttttgatttctgAAAATGAATGTTATAATTATGAAGGCTTGTGGACTGTTTTCCATTTGTTCCCTTCTGACTCTGAAAGGCCGAGCTGCCGCCGATAACTGCTGAAAGGCTTGGGGGTGGGTGATGAAAATAAAGATCATTTATACTGCCATTTGTTTAAATGTTTGCTTTAGCCAAATACCTGGAAATTTCCTTCTACACCATCtctcgtgtttttttttttcatatgttTTTTGAGGCCTCATGTAAGCATGGTTCTAAGTGCTTTCTTTCACTTCTTCCTGCAGGAAATTGCAAAATTCCTTCGTGTCCTTGGTTGCTATCCAATTGACACAACTCTATAAATGAATGCCCCTACAAAATTTGATCAGACTATTACTTTGATTTCCATGGTACAAAGGAAGGTTTCAGCTTCATATCTGTGCGTATACAGTCTTTCAAGTATTCTGGGAAGACTTTTCCCTACATATGATAAGAGCAAACAAGATTGGATGCCAAGCTTACCCTGACAATATATCTATCGTATTTAATTCTTTTCATCTTCCTAGGAAAGTTTCAGACTCAATGTTTAAGCAACAGAATGCTCATACTCTGCAGAACAGGATTTGCTTATGTTGTAACTCAGAGGCAATTCATTGAACTTTGTGCTCCTAAAGAAGCCCCAAAATTGAGGAAATTTGGCCCTTCTTCTTTGAAGCAGCTGGACTCTGATGTCTTTCCGGTTCTAGTGCCAGATAACTCATGTTGTCTTGACCAATTGCATCTTCCAATGTTAGGGGCTGGGGGATTCCTTGACACATGCAAGTATCCAAGGAATGAAAGTAGACAACTGGTTGATAATTAAACGTGTAATTTTTGGTGCTGACGAGCCATCGCATGTCCATATTCTAAGTTCGTCTGTTAAACGGTGGCAACAATACAACTATTTCCTCCACTGCTTGCAGACTAAATCAACTAAATCAGTcataagaatcaagaaagatGGTCACGGGCATGCACCAGTTTTCAGTTGTAGAGATGGTGATAGAACATTCACTTAAATTTTAAATGAAGTTACTGCAAATCATCGGCACTATTTTACCATCACAAGAACAGCAAACTAATATCAATATCAACAGAGACTGAAGTAACTGttccaaaatcatatcttttaAATACAGGGCCAGTTGACATAGCATCAAAACACAAGCATTGCACTGCAGTTACACGATAGCTAAAGTTGCAGGCATTATTTATCTCCTAGTTCAAAGCAAGTCTATCTGATCCATCCAGAAACATTTTCATAACACAGTCAGTCTTTCTTTTCAAGCTCCTTCAGAAAATCTTGATTGTCAACCAGAACCTGTTAAAAGAAAACAACGAATTTGATGAGCTTTCAATATGATGATGGTAGCGCATTTTAAAGCAAAACTAGACAAAGAACATAGACCATATAAAGATTATTTATACAGGATCTTCAGTCATTAAACTATAAAACACATTTGACAAAGAACGTGTGCACTGTGCATCCTGTGTGTTTCATACAATAAACCTTCAAAATTTAGCCATCTCAATTGTTTTcgcttgttttctttttatgcTTTCAGAATCAAAAAGATGTATTAGCTCCAAAGAACCACTTATTTTCGCCAATTTAGGAGGAAACTCAAACAAAAGATGATACATTATAATCTGATAAGGTAAGACCTGTAACTCAAATGTGCATGGCAACATTCAAACCGTTCAACCTCCAAATTTTGGTTGCAACTTGGTTCATTTAATGTCTAAATCACTTACTGTTTTCCAACCATCTGGGTCAACAAAAGACACAATCTTGGTATTGATTCCAGGAATTGGTCCCGGTTGCCTGGTAATCTTCCCTCCAAGCTCTTGAGTTACAACATTTACGACCTCACCACTTTTATAAACATCATCAGTGCTTATTGCAAGCTGGTGCAAACATAACAGCTGTCAATAAGGTAGAAAACAATATGCATCCCGACAAAGAATTACTCGACTTTCAGAAGGCAAATAAAAACCTGTGCGTATGCATTGCCTTTTGTGTATTCTGTCACACCATAATTATATGTCAATTCCAGCACAGTTGTCTCTTGCTCTTCAGCATATCCCAGCATTGCTATGGTGTACTGCATGGAGGTTTAGTTTGGTAGGTAAGAT carries:
- the LOC113708520 gene encoding arogenate dehydratase/prephenate dehydratase 1, chloroplastic isoform X3, yielding MMASIKGVPICKACCATNNNHRHCYYYSKQVGLSESGSRNLLNLRVQNKWECRLGGVLTKTQTATTPVEENDKPSVDGNGETQITETRRFHRDLQSLPRPLSAIDLSSSLSDGSKVRVAYQGLPGAYSEAAALRAYPECETVPCDEFEAVFKAVELWLVDKAVLPIENSVGGSIHRNYDLLLFHRLHIVGEVQVVVNHCLLGLPGVRKEELKRVLSHPQALDQCEMTLNKLGVTKVSTNDSAGAAQITAAERVRDTGAIASVRAAEIYGLDVLAERIQDDTDNITRFLILAREPIIPGSDRPHKTSIVFSLEEGPGVLFKALAVFALRNINLSKIESRPQRYRPLRIVDDSNKGSAKYFDYLFYVDFEASMAEPRAQYALAHLQACGLFSICSLLTLKGRAAADNC
- the LOC113708520 gene encoding arogenate dehydratase/prephenate dehydratase 1, chloroplastic isoform X6 gives rise to the protein MMASIKGVPICKACCATNNNHRHCYYYSKQVGLSESGSRNLLNLRVQNKWECRLGGVLTKTQTATTPVEENDKPSVDGNGETQITETRRFHRDLQSLPSEDFTLVVVFPLWPTFHLVGPLSAIDLSSSLSDGSKVRVAYQGLPGAYSEAAALRAYPECETVPCDEFEAVFKAVELWLHIVGEVQVVVNHCLLGLPGVRKEELKRVLSHPQALDQCEMTLNKLGVTKVSTNDSAGAAQITAAERVRDTGAIASVRAAEIYGLDVLAERIQDDTDNITRFLILAREPIIPGSDRPHKTSIVFSLEEGPGVLFKALAVFALRNINLSKIESRPQRYRPLRIVDDSNKGSAKYFDYLFYVDFEASMAEPRAQYALAHLQACGLFSICSLLTLKGRAAADNC
- the LOC113708520 gene encoding arogenate dehydratase/prephenate dehydratase 1, chloroplastic isoform X1; the encoded protein is MMASIKGVPICKACCATNNNHRHCYYYSKQVGLSESGSRNLLNLRVQNKWECRLGGVLTKTQTATTPVEENDKPSVDGNGETQITETRRFHRDLQSLPSEDFTLVVVFPLWPTFHLVGPLSAIDLSSSLSDGSKVRVAYQGLPGAYSEAAALRAYPECETVPCDEFEAVFKAVELWLVDKAVLPIENSVGGSIHRNYDLLLFHRLHIVGEVQVVVNHCLLGLPGVRKEELKRVLSHPQALDQCEMTLNKLGVTKVSTNDSAGAAQITAAERVRDTGAIASVRAAEIYGLDVLAERIQDDTDNITRFLILAREPIIPGSDRPHKTSIVFSLEEGPGVLFKALAVFALRNINLSKIESRPQRYRPLRIVDDSNKGSAKYFDYLFYVDFEASMAEPRAQYALAHLQACGLFSICSLLTLKGRAAADNC
- the LOC113708520 gene encoding arogenate dehydratase/prephenate dehydratase 1, chloroplastic isoform X5, producing the protein MMASIKGVPICKACCATNNNHRHCYYYSKQVGLSESGSRNLLNLRVQNKWECRLGGVLTKTQTATTPVEENDKPSVDGNGETQITETRRFHRDLQSLPSEDFTLVVVFPLWPTFHLVGPLSAIDLSSSLSDGSKVRVAYQGLPGAYSEAAALRAYPECETVPCDEFEAVFKAVELWLVDKAVLPIENSVGGSIHRNYDLLLFHRLHIVGEVQVVVNHCLLGLPGVRKEELKRVLSHPQALDQCEMTLNKLGVTKVSTNDSAGAAQITAAERVRDTGAIASVRAAEIYGLDVLAERIQTSIVFSLEEGPGVLFKALAVFALRNINLSKIESRPQRYRPLRIVDDSNKGSAKYFDYLFYVDFEASMAEPRAQYALAHLQACGLFSICSLLTLKGRAAADNC
- the LOC113708520 gene encoding arogenate dehydratase/prephenate dehydratase 1, chloroplastic isoform X2; protein product: MMASIKGVPICKACCATNNNHRHCYYYSKQVGLSESGSRNLLNLRVQNKWECRLGGVLTKTQTATTPVEENDKPSVDGNGETQITETRRFHRDLQSLPSEDFTLVVVFPLWPTFHLVGPLSAIDLSSSLSDGSKVRVAYQGLPGAYSEAAALRAYPECETVPCDEFEAVFKAVELWLVDKAVLPIENSVGGSIHRNYDLLLFHRLHIVGEVQVVVNHCLLGLPGVRKEELKRVLSHPQALDQCEMTLNKLGVTKVSTNDSAGAAQITAAERVRDTGAIASVRAAEIYGLDVLAERIQDDTDNITRFLILAREPIIPGSDRPHKTSIVFSLEEGPGVLFKALAVFALRNINLSKIESRPQRYRPLRIVDDSNKGSAKYFDYLFYVDFEASMAEPRAQYALAHLQEIAKFLRVLGCYPIDTTL
- the LOC113708520 gene encoding arogenate dehydratase/prephenate dehydratase 1, chloroplastic isoform X4 — its product is MMASIKGVPICKACCATNNNHRHCYYYSKQVGLSESGSRNLLNLRVQNKWECRLGGVLTKTQTATTPVEENDKPSVDGNGETQITETRRFHRDLQSLPRPLSAIDLSSSLSDGSKVRVAYQGLPGAYSEAAALRAYPECETVPCDEFEAVFKAVELWLVDKAVLPIENSVGGSIHRNYDLLLFHRLHIVGEVQVVVNHCLLGLPGVRKEELKRVLSHPQALDQCEMTLNKLGVTKVSTNDSAGAAQITAAERVRDTGAIASVRAAEIYGLDVLAERIQDDTDNITRFLILAREPIIPGSDRPHKTSIVFSLEEGPGVLFKALAVFALRNINLSKIESRPQRYRPLRIVDDSNKGSAKYFDYLFYVDFEASMAEPRAQYALAHLQEIAKFLRVLGCYPIDTTL
- the LOC113708520 gene encoding arogenate dehydratase/prephenate dehydratase 1, chloroplastic isoform X7; amino-acid sequence: MSCLMPGEDFTLVVVFPLWPTFHLVGPLSAIDLSSSLSDGSKVRVAYQGLPGAYSEAAALRAYPECETVPCDEFEAVFKAVELWLVDKAVLPIENSVGGSIHRNYDLLLFHRLHIVGEVQVVVNHCLLGLPGVRKEELKRVLSHPQALDQCEMTLNKLGVTKVSTNDSAGAAQITAAERVRDTGAIASVRAAEIYGLDVLAERIQDDTDNITRFLILAREPIIPGSDRPHKTSIVFSLEEGPGVLFKALAVFALRNINLSKIESRPQRYRPLRIVDDSNKGSAKYFDYLFYVDFEASMAEPRAQYALAHLQACGLFSICSLLTLKGRAAADNC